The Ascaphus truei isolate aAscTru1 chromosome 3, aAscTru1.hap1, whole genome shotgun sequence genome includes a region encoding these proteins:
- the SLITRK1 gene encoding SLIT and NTRK-like protein 1 — MLLWILLLETSLCFAAGNVTRDVCKERICSCNEVEGDLHVDCEKKGFSNLQHFSAPTSQFYHLFLHGNSLTRLFPNEFVNFYNAVSLHMENNGLHEIVPGAFLGLQLVKRLHINNNKIKSFRRHTFLGLDDLEYLQADFNLLRDIDPGAFRDLNKLEVLILNDNLISTLPNNVFQYVPITHLDLRGNRVKTLPYEGVLEQIPGIAEILLEDNPWDCSCDLLSLKEWLENIPKNALIGRVICEAPTRLQGNDLNETTEQELCPLKNAVDSSLAAPPAQEETCDPGPIPTPFKINGQEESATPGSSISGSTKIPGNWQIKNRPTAVVSEINSNHKPPQTFVCPVICSCGQQILGPGLKVDCSNKNVKSLSDLEPKPPNVQELFLRENKIHTIRKSHFLDYGNLTLLDLGNNNIGMVENNTFQNLTDLRWLYMDKNCIDTLTPEKFIGLQSVEYLNLEINFIQLILPNTFNPMPNLRMLILNNNLLKSLPVDVFAGVSLSKLSLHNNYFMYLPVAGVLDQLTSIIQIDLHGNQWDCSCNNVPFKQWAERLGPEVIVSDLKCYFPEEFWGKDFRFLSNDMMCPLLYAKMSPTLSSLNKNSTGLAETDAHPNSYLETSRVSISVLVPGLLLVFVTSAFTVVGMLVFILRNRKRSKRRDANSSASEINSLQTVCDSSYWHNGPYNADGTHRVYDCGSHSLSD; from the coding sequence ATGCTGCTTTGGATTCTGTTGCTGGAGACATCTCTTTGTTTTGCCGCTGGAAACGTTACAAGGGACGTTTGTAAAGAAAGGATCTGTTCTTGTAACGAGGTAGAGGGGGATCTGCACGTAGACTGTGAGAAAAAGGGATTTTCTAACCTTCAGCATTTCTCTGCCCCAACATCtcaattttatcatttgtttttgcATGGGAATTCTTTAACAAGGCTTTTTCCTAATGAGTtcgttaacttttacaatgcagTCAGTTTACACATGGAGAACAACGGCTTGCATGAGATTGTTCCTGGTGCGTTTCTGGGGCTTCAGCTGGTGAAGCGTTTGCACATTAATAATAACAAGATCAAATCATTCAGAAGGCACACTTTTCTCGGATTGGATGATCTGGAATATCTTCAAGCTGATTTTAACCTGTTAAGAGATATTGACCCAGGAGCATTTAGGGATTTGAACAAGCTAGAGGTCTTAATTTTAAATGACAACCTCATTAGCACATTACCTAATAACGTGTTTCAGTATGTGCCGATCACACACCTGGATCTCCGAGGAAACAGAGTTAAGACCTTACCCTATGAGGGTGTATTGGAACAGATCCCAGGCATAGCTGAAATCCTCTTGGAGGATAACCCTTGGGATTGCAGTTGCGATCTGTTATCCCTCAAGGAGTGGTTAGAAAACATCCCAAAGAATGCATTGATCGGCAGAGTTATTTGCGAAGCCCCcactaggctgcagggcaacgaTTTGAATGAAACCACAGAACAAGAGCTGTGTCCCTTAAAAAATGCAGTGGATTCTAGTTTGGCTGCCCCTCCTGCCCAAGAGGAAACCTGTGATCCTGGTCCAATCCCAACCCCCTTTAAAATCAATGGACAGGAAGAATCTGCCACTCCAGGGTCCTCAATAAGCGGAAGTACAAAGATCCCAGGAAACTGGCAGATAAAAAACAGACCTACAGCAGTTGTGTCGGAAATTAATTCAAATCATAAACCACCTCAAACCTTTGTCTGCCCCGTCATTTGCAGCTGTGGTCAGCAAATTCTTGGCCCTGGATTAAAAGTGGATTGCAGCAATAAAAACGTGAAGAGTTTGTCCGATTTGGAACCCAAACCACCAAATGTGCAGGAATTATTCCTGAGGGAGAATAAAATCCACACCATACGAAAATCTCACTTTCTGGATTATGGAAATTTAACTCTGTTGGATCTGGGAAATAACAACATAGGAATGGTAGAAAACAATACATTTCAGAATTTAACTGATCTCCGGTGGTTGTACATGGATAAAAACTGTATAGATACCCTCACGCCAGAGAAATTCATTGGCCTGCAGAGTGTCGAGTATTTGAATTTGGAAATTAACTTTATTCAACTGATTCTCCCAAACACATTTAATCCGATGCCTAATCTCAGGATGCTGATCCTTAACAACAACCTTCTTAAATCTCTACCTGTGGATGTATTTGCTGGGGTCAGTCTTTCAAAACTAAGTCTTCACAACAATTATTTTATGTACCTTCCAGTGGCTGGAGTATTGGATCAACTGACCTCTATCATACAGATAGATCTACATGGCAACCAGTGGGACTGCTCCTGCAATAATGTGCCTTTCAAACAATGGGCAGAACGTCTTGGCCCAGAGGTAATTGTAAGTGATCTCAAATGTTATTTCCCAGAAGAATTTTGGGGAAAGGATTTCAGGTTTCTTTCCAATGATATGATGTGTCCACTGCTGTATGCCAAAATGTCCCCCACTTTAAGTTCACTAAACAAAAACAGCACCGGCTTGGCAGAGACAGATGCTCACCCAAATTCCTACCTAGAAACCAGCCGGGTATCTATTTCAGTATTAGTACCAGGACTTTTGCTGGTATTTGTTACCTCTGCATTTACAGTAGTTGGTATGCTTGTATTTATCCTTCGGAACAGAAAGAGATCGAAGAGAAGGGATGCCAACTCATCTGCATCTGAAATCAATTCCTTGCAGACAGTATGCGATTCTTCCTACTGGCACAATGGACCATATAATGCAGATGGCACTCATAGAGTTTATGATTGTGGATCTCATTCCCTATCAGATTAG